In the Kribbella sp. NBC_00482 genome, one interval contains:
- a CDS encoding sigma-70 family RNA polymerase sigma factor, whose amino-acid sequence MTIATAERNKQNIADATHELLLEADSVPDPRHQACLDEVVLLNAPVARSIASRYRSKGVDADDLEQVAYLGLVKAANGYKLEASSAFLSYAVPTIRGELKRYFRDCAWTIRPPRRVQEMQGNIAAAEPELIQRLGHVPTDEETAAALGTDPSEVAEAASVRGCFSTLSLDAPGTSDGGTSLLETVADAEDGYDLVENVHTLTPAVANLGERDKRILQLRFCNGFTQEEIGHELGVSQMQVSRLLRGILETLRTELAQQRGHSSC is encoded by the coding sequence GTGACGATCGCAACTGCAGAACGCAACAAGCAGAACATCGCCGATGCCACCCACGAGCTGCTGCTCGAGGCGGACAGCGTCCCGGACCCCCGGCACCAGGCGTGCCTCGACGAGGTCGTCCTCCTGAACGCGCCGGTGGCGAGATCGATCGCCTCGCGGTACCGCAGCAAGGGCGTCGACGCCGACGATCTCGAGCAGGTCGCGTACCTCGGCCTGGTGAAGGCCGCCAACGGCTACAAGCTGGAGGCGTCGTCGGCGTTCCTGTCGTACGCCGTACCGACGATCCGCGGTGAGCTGAAACGGTACTTCCGGGACTGCGCCTGGACGATCCGGCCGCCGCGCCGGGTCCAGGAGATGCAGGGCAACATCGCCGCCGCGGAGCCCGAGCTGATCCAGCGGCTCGGCCACGTGCCGACCGACGAGGAGACCGCGGCAGCGCTCGGCACCGATCCGTCCGAGGTCGCCGAGGCCGCCTCGGTCCGCGGCTGCTTCAGCACGCTGTCGCTGGACGCGCCCGGTACGTCGGACGGCGGGACGAGCCTGCTGGAGACGGTCGCCGACGCCGAGGACGGCTACGACCTGGTCGAGAACGTGCACACCCTGACACCGGCGGTCGCGAACCTCGGCGAGCGGGACAAGCGCATCCTCCAGCTCCGCTTCTGCAACGGCTTCACGCAGGAGGAGATCGGCCACGAACTCGGCGTCAGCCAGATGCAGGTCTCCCGCCTGCTCCGCGGCATCCTCGAAACCCTCCGCACCGAACTGGCCCAGCAACGAGGCCACAGCAGCTGCTGA
- a CDS encoding TetR/AcrR family transcriptional regulator yields the protein MVTSGAYPLRRTPTQDRASRQVERILDAACAEVVERGYDAASTSGIAKRAEIAVGSVYRYFPDKRSLIQAIERRNQARYTDAVRERLADVTSWRGAVDVTLDTFREMHRTDPGFKAVVLSGLGDPELEAKPGEFDDQHAGEFAELLAARFGARDSRDFRLAVTLSITMGEALAHLADRLSADEADYVLDQGRPVLYNLLAPHLPA from the coding sequence ATGGTGACTTCGGGGGCGTATCCGCTGCGCCGGACGCCGACCCAGGACCGGGCGAGCCGGCAGGTCGAGCGGATCCTGGACGCGGCCTGTGCCGAGGTGGTCGAACGCGGGTACGACGCGGCGTCGACGAGCGGGATCGCGAAGCGGGCCGAGATCGCGGTCGGCAGCGTGTACCGGTACTTCCCGGACAAGCGCAGCCTGATCCAGGCGATCGAGCGGCGGAACCAGGCGCGCTACACCGACGCGGTGCGCGAGCGGCTGGCCGACGTGACGAGCTGGCGCGGAGCGGTCGACGTCACGCTGGACACGTTCCGGGAGATGCACCGGACCGACCCGGGCTTCAAGGCGGTCGTGCTGAGCGGGCTCGGCGATCCGGAGCTGGAGGCGAAGCCGGGCGAGTTCGACGACCAGCACGCCGGCGAGTTCGCGGAGCTGCTGGCGGCGCGTTTCGGCGCGCGGGACTCGCGGGACTTCCGCCTGGCCGTGACGCTCAGCATCACGATGGGCGAGGCGCTCGCGCACCTCGCGGACAGGCTGTCCGCGGACGAGGCGGACTACGTTCTGGATCAGGGCCGGCCGGTGCTCTACAACCTGCTCGCCCCTCATCTTCCTGCTTGA
- the ku gene encoding non-homologous end joining protein Ku, with amino-acid sequence MARAIWSGYINFGLVSVPVGMYSATREHEIDFHQFQKGTSDRIRYKRVNERTGREVPYEKIVKGHDVGGGEYVIVEPDELDDIAPGKSRSLEIDTFVDLDEIDPMHFQKSYYLGPSDPENASSYALLRDALAKTNRAGIAKFVMRGKEYLATIRADEKVLVLETMFFADEIRDPDEELGDLPRKAGAGKQLSMAVDLIEAMSGEWKPASYEDTYTERVKKLVKTKHQGKDVVYSEEEPQATNPTDLVAALRASVEEARKARGAKKKTTTKKTTAKKKTSRSKKKAA; translated from the coding sequence ATGGCACGGGCGATCTGGAGCGGGTACATCAACTTCGGCCTGGTCTCGGTACCGGTCGGGATGTACAGCGCGACCCGGGAACACGAGATCGACTTCCACCAGTTCCAGAAGGGGACGTCGGACCGGATCCGGTACAAGCGGGTGAACGAACGCACCGGCCGCGAGGTCCCGTACGAGAAGATCGTGAAGGGTCACGACGTCGGCGGCGGCGAGTACGTGATCGTCGAGCCGGACGAGCTCGACGACATCGCGCCGGGCAAGTCCCGGTCGCTGGAGATCGACACGTTCGTCGATCTGGACGAGATCGACCCGATGCACTTCCAGAAGAGCTACTACCTCGGCCCGTCGGATCCCGAGAACGCCTCGTCGTACGCGCTGCTCCGGGACGCGCTGGCGAAGACGAACCGTGCGGGGATCGCGAAGTTCGTGATGCGCGGCAAGGAGTACCTGGCCACGATCCGGGCCGACGAGAAGGTGCTCGTGCTCGAGACCATGTTCTTCGCCGACGAGATCCGCGATCCGGACGAGGAGCTCGGCGATCTGCCGCGCAAGGCCGGCGCCGGCAAGCAGTTGTCGATGGCGGTCGACCTGATCGAGGCGATGAGCGGCGAGTGGAAGCCGGCCTCGTACGAGGACACGTACACCGAGCGGGTCAAGAAACTGGTCAAGACCAAGCATCAGGGCAAGGACGTCGTCTACTCCGAGGAGGAACCGCAGGCGACGAACCCGACCGACCTGGTCGCCGCCCTCCGCGCCAGCGTCGAGGAGGCCCGCAAGGCCCGCGGAGCGAAGAAGAAGACCACCACAAAGAAGACGACGGCCAAGAAGAAGACCAGTCGCAGCAAGAAGAAGGCTGCCTAG
- a CDS encoding phosphatidylinositol-specific phospholipase C1-like protein, protein MRINKSAVVGLASVALAASGVAGTALTRDNSASAENGSGLRFNQVQMIGSHNSYHRELSPAEQKVQQTLNPGSVDLWYSHAPITQQLEDQNVRTLELDLLPDPDGGLYTYPLIRKLTGLGPLTDPAMARPGIKVMHVPDFDYNTTCDTFVLCLQQVKSWSDQHPNHVPITINLELKQSDPKVVAAGGVQSPPWDAANLEGVDQEIRSVFPEKELLTPDDVRKPGLTLEQSVLTKGWPKLNDARGEVLFYFDNGGPGAIRDLYRTGHQNLEGRAVFTQGPEGEPDAAITQVNDPRGANQAEIQRLVSKGYLIRTRSDEPMATIRDKDYTRLGIALASGAQVVTTDWPVAGMAARYDSDFVAKLPGHTAVRCNPVTAPKWCHGDVVGR, encoded by the coding sequence ATGCGCATCAACAAATCCGCAGTTGTCGGCCTCGCATCCGTCGCGCTGGCCGCCTCCGGGGTCGCCGGTACGGCGCTCACCCGGGACAACTCCGCGTCCGCGGAGAACGGCTCGGGCCTGCGGTTCAACCAGGTCCAGATGATCGGTTCGCACAACTCGTACCACCGCGAACTCAGCCCGGCCGAGCAGAAGGTTCAGCAGACCCTGAACCCCGGCTCGGTCGACCTCTGGTACTCGCACGCGCCGATCACGCAGCAGCTCGAGGACCAGAACGTCCGCACGCTCGAACTCGACCTGCTCCCGGACCCGGACGGCGGCCTGTACACGTACCCGCTGATCCGGAAGCTGACCGGACTGGGTCCGCTCACCGACCCGGCGATGGCCCGTCCCGGGATCAAGGTCATGCACGTCCCGGACTTCGACTACAACACCACCTGCGACACCTTCGTCCTGTGCCTGCAGCAGGTGAAGTCGTGGTCCGACCAGCACCCGAACCACGTGCCGATCACGATCAACCTCGAGCTCAAGCAGTCCGACCCGAAGGTGGTCGCGGCCGGCGGCGTCCAGTCGCCGCCGTGGGACGCGGCGAACCTGGAGGGTGTGGATCAGGAGATCCGGTCGGTGTTCCCGGAGAAGGAGCTGCTGACGCCGGACGACGTCCGCAAGCCCGGCCTGACGCTGGAGCAGTCGGTCCTGACCAAGGGCTGGCCGAAGCTGAATGACGCGCGCGGCGAGGTGCTGTTCTACTTCGACAACGGCGGCCCTGGCGCGATTCGCGACCTCTACCGGACCGGTCACCAGAACCTCGAGGGCCGGGCGGTCTTCACCCAGGGTCCTGAGGGTGAACCGGACGCGGCGATCACCCAGGTGAACGACCCGCGGGGCGCGAACCAGGCCGAGATCCAGCGGCTGGTGTCGAAGGGGTACCTGATCCGGACCCGGTCGGACGAGCCGATGGCGACGATCCGGGACAAGGACTACACCCGGCTCGGGATCGCCCTGGCCAGCGGTGCACAGGTGGTGACGACGGACTGGCCGGTGGCCGGCATGGCCGCGCGGTACGACAGCGATTTCGTCGCCAAGCTGCCCGGGCACACCGCTGTACGATGCAACCCTGTGACAGCACCAAAGTGGTGCCATGGAGATGTCGTCGGAAGGTGA
- a CDS encoding serine protein kinase RIO translates to MTEQAAIDTELGVLKTGKEADVFLVERAVEAIGDNPAKSSLLAAKRYRTEEHRSFHRSTSYVEGRRTRNSRDSRAMHKKTAHGRSVAAGQWAYAEWDALNRLWKAGVPVPYPVQVDGTELLMEFIDDGEGGAAPRLAQVRPSKELLGQYFEQLRGGMRELARAGLAHGDLSPYNVLAQRERIVMIDLPQVVDIVGNPKGMDFLLRDCHNMAAWFTNRGLEIDEQELFADLLTMVF, encoded by the coding sequence GTGACGGAACAGGCGGCGATCGACACCGAGCTCGGCGTCCTCAAAACCGGTAAGGAAGCCGACGTCTTCCTGGTCGAACGGGCCGTCGAAGCCATCGGCGACAACCCGGCGAAATCCTCACTGCTGGCCGCGAAGCGGTACCGCACCGAGGAGCACCGGTCCTTCCACCGCAGTACGTCGTACGTCGAAGGACGCCGTACCCGCAACAGTCGCGACAGCCGAGCCATGCACAAGAAGACCGCGCACGGCCGCAGTGTCGCGGCCGGGCAGTGGGCGTACGCCGAGTGGGACGCCCTCAACCGGTTGTGGAAAGCCGGCGTCCCGGTGCCGTACCCCGTCCAGGTGGACGGCACCGAACTGCTGATGGAGTTCATCGACGACGGTGAGGGTGGTGCCGCGCCACGGCTCGCCCAGGTCCGGCCGTCGAAGGAGCTGCTCGGTCAGTACTTCGAGCAACTCCGCGGCGGGATGCGTGAACTGGCCCGGGCCGGGCTGGCGCACGGCGACCTCTCGCCGTACAACGTCCTCGCCCAGAGGGAGCGGATCGTGATGATCGACCTGCCGCAGGTGGTCGACATCGTCGGCAACCCGAAGGGCATGGACTTCCTGCTGCGCGACTGCCACAACATGGCCGCGTGGTTCACGAACCGCGGGCTGGAGATCGACGAACAAGAGCTCTTCGCCGACCTGCTCACAATGGTGTTCTGA
- a CDS encoding OsmC family protein has protein sequence MEMSSEGELNMSEHVVDVSWSRGEHEFTYDTYDRDHEWRFDGGITVPGSANPKYLGNPGPVDPEEAFVAALSSCHMLTFLAIAARKRLVVDAYDDHAVGLMAKNVAGRLAITEVTLNPKIVWNGAEPDTETIERIHHLAHQECFIANSVTTEITVAV, from the coding sequence ATGGAGATGTCGTCGGAAGGTGAGCTGAACATGTCGGAGCACGTGGTTGACGTGAGCTGGAGCCGTGGTGAGCACGAGTTCACCTATGACACCTACGACCGCGACCACGAGTGGCGCTTCGACGGCGGGATCACGGTGCCGGGCTCGGCGAACCCGAAGTACCTGGGGAACCCGGGCCCGGTCGACCCGGAGGAGGCGTTCGTGGCGGCGCTGTCGTCCTGCCACATGCTGACGTTCCTGGCGATCGCGGCCCGGAAGCGGCTGGTGGTCGACGCGTACGACGACCACGCGGTCGGCCTGATGGCGAAGAACGTCGCCGGCCGGCTGGCGATCACCGAGGTGACGCTGAACCCGAAGATCGTGTGGAACGGCGCCGAGCCGGACACCGAGACGATCGAGCGGATCCACCACCTCGCGCACCAGGAGTGCTTCATCGCGAACTCCGTGACCACCGAGATCACGGTCGCCGTCTAA
- a CDS encoding FAD-binding dehydrogenase, protein MDADVIVVGAGLAGLAATAELADAGRKVLLLDQEPEASLGGQAFWSFGGLLFVDSPEQRRMGIKDSRDLALQDWLGSAGFDRLDDEDKWARQWAEAYVDWAAGEKRPWLHAQGVRFFPVVGWAERGGYNADGHGNSVPRFHITWGTGPGLVAPFERRVREAVGKGLVEFRFRHRVDELTVTGGVVDGVAGKVLEPSDVLRGVSSSRTEVEDFQLTAQAVIVTSGGIGGNHDLVRSQWPKRMGEPPKRMISGVPAHVDGRMLAITEQAGGRYVNRDRMWHYTEGIQNWDPIWPQHGIRILPGPSSLWFDATGKRLPVPLFPGFDTLGTLEHIMTTGYDYTWFVLTQKIIEKEFALSGQEQNPDLTNKDVKGVLGRARGGATAPVQAFMDKGADFVVRGNLPDLVRGMNDLTGDNLIRLDDLERQIVARDRELTNTFTKDLQITALRGARNYRGDKLIRVASPHRILDPKAGPLIAVRLNILTRKSLGGLQTDLESRVLRTDGTPLPGVYAAGEVAGFGGGGIHGYRSLEGTFVGGCLFTGRTAGRAAAKAVS, encoded by the coding sequence ATGGACGCTGATGTGATCGTCGTCGGGGCGGGGCTGGCCGGACTGGCCGCCACCGCCGAACTGGCCGACGCGGGCCGGAAGGTACTGCTGCTCGACCAGGAACCCGAGGCGTCGCTCGGCGGCCAGGCGTTCTGGTCGTTCGGCGGGCTGCTGTTCGTGGACTCCCCGGAGCAGCGCCGGATGGGGATCAAGGACTCCCGCGACCTCGCACTGCAGGACTGGCTCGGCTCGGCCGGGTTCGACCGGCTGGACGACGAGGACAAGTGGGCGCGGCAGTGGGCCGAGGCGTACGTCGACTGGGCGGCCGGCGAGAAACGTCCGTGGCTGCATGCCCAGGGCGTGCGGTTCTTCCCGGTCGTCGGCTGGGCCGAGCGCGGCGGGTACAACGCGGACGGCCACGGGAACTCGGTGCCGCGTTTCCACATCACGTGGGGCACCGGGCCGGGCCTGGTCGCGCCGTTCGAGCGCCGCGTGCGGGAGGCCGTCGGGAAGGGACTCGTGGAGTTCCGGTTCCGGCACCGGGTGGACGAGCTGACGGTGACGGGCGGTGTGGTCGACGGCGTCGCGGGCAAGGTGCTCGAGCCCAGCGACGTACTGCGTGGGGTGTCCAGCTCACGGACCGAGGTCGAAGACTTCCAGCTGACCGCGCAGGCGGTGATCGTCACGTCCGGCGGGATCGGCGGCAACCACGATCTGGTCCGCTCGCAGTGGCCGAAGCGGATGGGCGAGCCGCCGAAGCGGATGATCAGCGGCGTACCGGCGCACGTGGACGGCCGGATGCTCGCGATCACCGAGCAGGCCGGCGGCCGGTACGTGAACCGGGACCGGATGTGGCACTACACCGAAGGCATCCAGAACTGGGACCCGATCTGGCCGCAGCACGGCATCCGGATCCTGCCCGGGCCGTCGTCGCTGTGGTTCGACGCGACCGGGAAGCGGCTGCCGGTGCCGCTGTTCCCCGGGTTCGACACGCTGGGGACGCTCGAGCACATCATGACGACCGGGTACGACTACACGTGGTTCGTGCTGACGCAGAAGATCATCGAGAAGGAGTTCGCGCTCTCCGGCCAGGAGCAGAACCCGGACCTGACCAACAAGGACGTCAAGGGTGTACTCGGCCGGGCCCGCGGCGGTGCGACCGCGCCGGTCCAGGCGTTCATGGACAAGGGCGCCGACTTCGTTGTCCGCGGCAACCTTCCGGACCTGGTCCGGGGGATGAACGACCTGACCGGTGACAACCTGATCAGGCTCGACGACCTCGAGCGGCAGATCGTCGCGCGGGACCGGGAGCTGACCAACACGTTCACCAAGGACCTGCAGATCACCGCGCTGCGCGGCGCCCGCAACTACCGCGGCGACAAGCTGATCCGGGTCGCGTCCCCGCACCGGATCCTCGACCCGAAGGCCGGCCCGCTGATCGCCGTACGGCTGAACATCCTGACCCGCAAGTCCCTGGGCGGTCTGCAGACCGATCTGGAGTCGCGCGTACTGCGGACCGACGGCACTCCGCTCCCCGGTGTCTACGCCGCCGGTGAGGTCGCCGGGTTCGGTGGCGGCGGCATCCACGGCTACCGATCGCTCGAGGGCACCTTCGTCGGCGGTTGCCTCTTCACCGGCCGTACGGCGGGACGCGCGGCCGCGAAGGCGGTGTCCTGA
- a CDS encoding NIPSNAP family protein has product MNECCAVVDLRQYTLHPGQRDALIDLFDAQLVEGQEQTGMHIVGQFRDLDDPDRFVWIRGFRDLPARADALNAFYYGPVWRAHAAAANTTMIDSDNALLLKPVRLGPGYPALDAPRPGDTASSVIGGAVYHRAAEDDGFVEFFTDQVVPVLTATGAAPVAVLESLVAENNFPALPLRDEVVLTWFARFADDTAYDDHRRRLAESRVWQQRVLPELVCRSAKPVQELRLRPTARSQFR; this is encoded by the coding sequence ATGAACGAGTGTTGCGCCGTCGTCGACCTGCGCCAGTACACGCTGCACCCCGGGCAACGGGACGCCCTGATCGATCTTTTCGACGCACAGCTGGTGGAGGGGCAGGAACAGACCGGTATGCACATCGTCGGTCAGTTCCGCGATCTGGACGATCCGGATCGGTTCGTCTGGATCCGCGGGTTCCGCGACCTGCCCGCGCGGGCGGACGCGCTGAACGCGTTCTACTACGGGCCGGTCTGGCGCGCGCACGCCGCGGCGGCGAACACGACGATGATCGACTCGGACAACGCCCTGCTGCTGAAGCCCGTGCGGCTCGGGCCCGGCTACCCGGCGCTCGACGCGCCGAGGCCTGGCGACACTGCGAGTTCGGTGATCGGCGGCGCGGTCTACCATCGCGCGGCCGAGGACGACGGGTTCGTCGAGTTCTTCACCGATCAGGTTGTGCCCGTGCTCACCGCGACCGGTGCCGCGCCGGTCGCGGTCCTCGAGAGTTTGGTTGCCGAGAACAACTTTCCGGCGTTGCCGCTACGGGACGAGGTGGTGCTCACCTGGTTCGCGCGGTTCGCCGACGACACGGCGTACGACGACCATCGCCGGCGGCTCGCCGAGTCGCGGGTCTGGCAGCAGCGGGTGCTGCCCGAACTGGTCTGTCGCTCGGCGAAACCGGTCCAGGAACTCCGGCTGCGGCCGACCGCGCGATCGCAGTTCCGGTAA
- a CDS encoding DUF5107 domain-containing protein, translating to MAVTILSVQNVVLPAASIGPENPLAPLRTQREPHQVENIAEVPADLRENIEYGRLHSPLPCLNQDGYNRTLVETALPALVLENDHVRATVLPSLGGRLYSLVHKGTELLYRNPVFQPANLALRNAWFAGGVEWNVGSTGHWTGTCAPMHAARVEGPDGTPVLRLWELERTRNLVTQLDFWLPEDSEFLYVGVRLQNPSDVEVPAYWWSNIAVPESPDRRVLVPADQAWRFGYGSRLDLVDVETDLTYPTRHPRAVDYFFEPLPEEHSWIASVDGDGNGLVQASTSRLQGRKLFVWGQGDGGHRWQEWLSPGLDGDGYAEIQAGLARTQMEHLKLPAATSWHWLEAYGRVSMDAGAAHAENWKTAREAGAAASGVLLDGLAGREAEWLGVVDAAPAERLAVGSGWGALELKRTGWSVSGGTPFSEDTMTSREEAWLPLLDGQLPATDVVPDGTLVAWRDLLEAAEDNWLVWYHRGVARHYDGDVDGAIEAWRQSGDNAWALRNLGVVTGELEYYERAVELLPDLVPLVVEAVAAALDTDVKRAERMLEHAPDDPRIQLLRVRHALETGDPAAAHELLAAGIQLATVREGANPLTDYWLAAEEALGTQRPVPPQYQFGMGEN from the coding sequence ATGGCGGTGACGATCCTTTCTGTTCAAAACGTCGTACTTCCTGCAGCTTCGATCGGTCCGGAGAACCCGCTCGCGCCACTCCGCACCCAGCGCGAACCGCACCAGGTCGAGAACATCGCCGAGGTCCCCGCCGACCTGCGGGAGAACATCGAGTACGGGCGCCTGCACAGCCCGCTGCCGTGCCTCAACCAGGACGGGTACAACCGCACCCTGGTCGAGACAGCGCTGCCTGCCCTGGTGCTGGAGAACGACCACGTCCGCGCGACCGTGCTACCGAGTCTCGGCGGCCGGTTGTACTCGCTCGTCCACAAGGGGACCGAGCTGCTCTACCGCAACCCGGTCTTCCAGCCCGCGAACCTCGCGCTGCGCAACGCCTGGTTCGCCGGCGGCGTCGAGTGGAACGTCGGCAGCACCGGCCACTGGACCGGCACCTGCGCGCCGATGCACGCCGCCCGCGTCGAAGGGCCGGACGGTACGCCGGTCCTGCGCCTGTGGGAGCTCGAGCGCACCCGCAACCTCGTCACCCAACTCGACTTCTGGCTCCCGGAGGACTCGGAGTTCCTGTACGTCGGCGTACGGCTGCAGAACCCGTCCGACGTCGAGGTCCCGGCGTACTGGTGGTCGAACATCGCGGTGCCGGAGTCGCCGGATCGTCGTGTCCTCGTGCCCGCGGACCAGGCCTGGCGGTTCGGGTACGGCAGTCGCCTCGACCTGGTCGACGTGGAGACGGATCTGACCTATCCGACGCGGCACCCGCGAGCGGTCGACTACTTCTTCGAACCGCTGCCGGAGGAGCACTCGTGGATCGCGTCCGTTGACGGGGACGGCAACGGACTGGTGCAGGCGTCGACCTCGCGGCTGCAAGGGCGGAAGCTCTTCGTGTGGGGTCAGGGCGACGGCGGACACCGGTGGCAGGAGTGGTTGTCCCCTGGGCTGGACGGCGACGGGTACGCCGAGATTCAGGCGGGGCTCGCTCGGACTCAGATGGAGCATTTGAAGCTTCCTGCAGCGACCTCGTGGCACTGGCTGGAGGCCTACGGACGTGTCTCGATGGACGCCGGCGCTGCTCACGCCGAGAACTGGAAGACAGCCCGGGAAGCGGGGGCTGCGGCGTCGGGCGTGCTGCTTGATGGATTGGCTGGGCGTGAGGCCGAGTGGTTGGGCGTTGTGGATGCGGCTCCGGCGGAGCGGCTCGCGGTTGGGTCCGGTTGGGGTGCGCTGGAGCTCAAGCGCACCGGCTGGAGCGTGTCGGGCGGTACGCCGTTCAGCGAGGACACGATGACGTCGCGCGAGGAGGCGTGGCTGCCGCTGCTCGACGGGCAGTTGCCGGCGACTGACGTCGTACCGGACGGGACTCTGGTGGCTTGGCGGGACCTGCTGGAGGCGGCCGAGGACAACTGGCTCGTCTGGTACCACCGGGGCGTCGCGCGGCACTACGACGGTGACGTCGACGGTGCGATCGAGGCGTGGCGGCAGTCCGGGGACAACGCCTGGGCACTCCGCAACCTCGGTGTAGTCACGGGAGAGCTGGAGTACTACGAGCGCGCCGTCGAGCTCCTGCCCGACCTGGTACCGCTGGTCGTGGAGGCGGTCGCGGCCGCACTCGACACCGACGTGAAGCGGGCGGAGCGGATGCTCGAGCACGCGCCCGACGACCCGCGGATCCAGCTGCTGCGTGTCCGGCACGCACTGGAGACCGGTGACCCGGCCGCAGCGCACGAACTGCTGGCGGCGGGGATCCAGCTCGCCACGGTCCGGGAGGGCGCCAACCCGCTCACCGACTACTGGCTGGCCGCCGAAGAGGCACTTGGCACACAGCGGCCAGTTCCGCCGCAGTACCAGTTCGGAATGGGCGAAAACTGA
- a CDS encoding alpha/beta hydrolase family protein, which translates to MRRLFSLLTATVLLAGVTVPAEAHRSVRVPGAEYQQVAHLDDLTTAGTVASGHTNPADYAGLTHAGLPQQSGVPGVQIDGYFPDNSHTNANHGWNHDSQFVIRLPRTWNGGLVVSGSPGVRAQYANDKAISDYVLSLGYAYAATDKGNTGAAFYTDGLRPGDAIVEWNVRTTQLARAARATVSQYYGRPAREVIAAGISNGGYLVRWQLENHPDLFTRGVDLEGTLWKADGPNLFTYLPQAIKGYEQHDPAAIVAAGFDPRSDFLWDYHYTVYWKLTQRIYAAELDPTYTGSEADYDYTQRPEAHRAIKRIALTGKIKKPLITIQGTYDSLLPITQDSDVYAEMARRTGLHTYQRVEAGNHVDGLVDTYPDQLVPLVPLLQRAIRTPL; encoded by the coding sequence ATGCGCCGTCTCTTCAGCTTGCTCACCGCCACTGTCCTGCTCGCAGGTGTAACCGTGCCGGCCGAAGCTCACCGGAGCGTTCGCGTCCCGGGTGCCGAGTACCAACAGGTCGCACACCTCGACGACCTGACCACGGCCGGCACGGTCGCGTCGGGTCACACCAATCCCGCCGACTACGCAGGACTCACGCACGCGGGTCTGCCGCAGCAGTCCGGCGTACCGGGGGTCCAGATCGACGGGTACTTCCCGGACAACTCGCACACCAACGCCAACCACGGCTGGAACCACGACTCGCAGTTCGTGATCCGGCTGCCGCGGACGTGGAACGGCGGACTCGTCGTGTCCGGATCACCCGGCGTACGAGCGCAGTACGCGAACGACAAAGCGATCTCGGACTATGTGCTCTCACTGGGCTACGCGTACGCCGCGACCGACAAGGGCAACACCGGCGCGGCCTTCTACACCGACGGTCTGCGTCCCGGCGACGCGATCGTCGAGTGGAACGTCCGTACGACGCAACTCGCGCGAGCCGCTCGCGCCACGGTGTCGCAGTACTACGGCCGCCCGGCGCGCGAGGTGATCGCCGCAGGCATCTCGAACGGCGGCTACCTGGTCCGCTGGCAGCTCGAGAACCACCCGGATCTCTTCACCCGCGGCGTGGACCTGGAAGGCACGCTGTGGAAGGCCGATGGACCGAACCTCTTCACGTATTTGCCTCAGGCAATCAAAGGCTACGAGCAGCACGACCCGGCTGCGATCGTGGCGGCGGGTTTCGATCCGCGCTCGGACTTCCTCTGGGACTACCACTACACGGTCTACTGGAAGCTGACCCAGCGCATCTACGCCGCCGAGCTCGACCCGACGTACACCGGGAGCGAGGCCGACTACGACTACACCCAGCGGCCCGAGGCACACCGGGCGATCAAGCGGATCGCGCTCACCGGCAAGATCAAGAAGCCGCTGATCACCATCCAGGGCACGTACGACAGCCTGCTGCCGATCACCCAGGATTCCGACGTGTACGCCGAGATGGCCCGAAGGACCGGCCTGCACACGTACCAGCGGGTCGAGGCAGGTAACCACGTCGACGGCCTCGTCGACACCTACCCCGACCAACTGGTACCGCTCGTCCCCCTGTTGCAGCGGGCAATCAGAACACCATTGTGA
- a CDS encoding DUF3592 domain-containing protein, which yields MLTIVVLGGFGLVLVVAAFIVTEVLAGLRPSQIPTGTEEKTAGRVIRVRGPVRGQLQSGAPAIYTEVIVEYYTRRGEGPYEVARKFPVGSRITYAKGDRVIVAYDVRTPRRARLAGRVSHWPALGLPSAA from the coding sequence ATGTTGACGATCGTTGTACTCGGTGGGTTCGGCCTGGTGCTGGTGGTCGCAGCCTTCATCGTGACCGAAGTTCTGGCCGGCCTTCGGCCGTCCCAGATCCCCACCGGCACGGAAGAGAAGACCGCGGGACGAGTGATCCGGGTGCGTGGCCCGGTCCGCGGCCAACTGCAGAGCGGTGCCCCGGCGATCTACACCGAGGTCATCGTCGAGTACTACACCCGCCGGGGTGAGGGACCGTACGAGGTCGCTCGCAAGTTCCCGGTCGGGAGCCGTATTACTTACGCCAAGGGTGACCGGGTGATCGTCGCGTACGACGTCCGGACCCCACGCCGGGCTCGCCTGGCCGGCCGGGTCAGCCACTGGCCGGCCCTGGGCCTGCCTTCCGCGGCCTGA